The window TAAATCTGAAAGTACGATCAGTGAGCGCACCTACGGGACAAACATCAATCATATTCCCGCTAAAATCATTGTCGATTGCTTTCTCGATATAGGTACTTATCTCCGCCACATCGCCTCTGTTCATCACCCCATGCACACGCGTATCACAAACCTGCTCCGCCACTTTCACACGACGGTAACAGAGAATACAACGTGTCATGTGCAGTTTAATCTTATCACCGATATCTATTTTTTCAAACTCCCTGCGTTTAAATTCATAGCGGGACTTTGATAAACCGTTTTCATAGCTCAGATCCTGCAAGTGACATTCACCGGCCTGATCACAAATAGGACAATCGAGCGGGTGATTAATCAGCAGGAACTCCACCACACCATTTCTGGCATCGATGAGATCCGGTGCTGTTTTATTCTGCACTTCCATACCGTCCATTACAGTGGTACGACAGGAAGCAACCGGTTTCGGCATTGGTCGCGGATCCTTTTCGGAACCTTTGGTAACTTTAACAATACAGGTTCTGCAATATCCTCCGCTGGTCTTCAGTTTTGAATAATAGCACATAGCCGGAGGAGTTACATCCCCGCCGATCATGCGTGCAGCCTGCAGAATTGTAGTACCATCAGGTACTTCTATTGTATGTCCGTCGATTGTGACTTTCGGCATAGCGCTTTTCTTAAACTAGTTCCGGGTTAAGGTTATTCACCCGGTAATAATGATGATCTTTTCGAATGGCAGACGGGTTCCGCACATATTCTTCGAATTCACTGCGGAAATGACGGATAGCACTGGCAACGGGCCAGGCGGCAGCATCACCGAGAGGGCAGATCGTTTTTCCTTCTATTTTAGATTGTATTTCCCAGAGGAGATCCACATCGGCGAGTGTGCCGTGACCATCCAGAATTTTATGCAATAACTTCTCCATCCAGCCGGTACCTTCACGACAGGGGCTACACTGACCACAACTTTCATGATGATAAAAGCGCGTGAAGGTCCAGAGATTTTTAACGATGCTGGTATCTTCATCCATCACGATAAATCCACCGGAACCTAACATGGTACCGGTGGCAAAACCTCCATCAGCCAATGATTCGTAAGACATCAGTCGAGGTTCACCATTTGCCGTTTTCAAAATCAATTCTGCCGGAAGAACAGGCACTGAAGAGCCCCCGGCCACAACGGCCTTCAATTTTTTATCATTACGAATGCCACCGCAGTATTCATCCGAATAAATAAATTCTTCTACGGGTACTCCTAATTCTATTTCATAAACACCGGGCTTCTTCAGGTGACCGCAAGCGGAGATCAGTTTAGTACCGGTACTTTTTCCAATTCCAATTTGAGCATAGGCATCGCCACCATCTCTAACGATAGGCACAACCGCCATAATACTTTCCACATTATTCACCACGGTTGGACAATCCCAAACCCCCTTGATCGCGGGAAAAGGAGGTTTAATACGCGGGTTACCACGTTTTCCTTCGAGCGATTCAATCAATGCGGTTTCCTCACCACATATATAAGCACCGCCACCACATTGCAAAAAGAGATCAAAATCCCATCCGGTACCCATTACATTCTTACCCAGGAAACCTGCAGCATACGCTTCATCGATAGCTTTCTGGAGAATATGATACACATACATCAGTTCACCCCGAATATAAATATAGGATGTCCGGCAACCGAGTGCAAAACTACCAATGGCCATTCCTTCGATCAGCAGATGCGGAAGATGCTCCATCATATAGCGATCCTTAAAGGTACCCGGCTCACTTTCGTCGGCATTACAAACGAGATAACGCGCTACACCTTCAGGTTTAGCCAGGAAACTCCATTTCAAACCTGTTGGAAATCCTGCACCACCACGACCACGCAGACCGGATTTCTTTACTTCCTCCACGATATCCTCCTGCTTCATGCCAAAAGCTTTGCGCAATGTATCGTACCCTCCATGCTGACGGTAAGTTTCCAGATTGCGTATACCCGGTACGTTTATATGCTGTGTGAGAAGTTTTCTTCCCATAATATCTATATTTCTCCTATGATTAGTTACTCCCGATTAAATTTTATCTTTTGACCAGTGAGAGATGGGGTCAACAGTATTAGAGCGATAGTTGTCCAGAATTTCATCTACTTTACTCAATGTAAGATGCTCATGGTATTTTTCACCGATTTGCATCATTGGTGCTGTACCGCAAGAGGCAAGGCATTCCACTGTCTTCAATGTAAACATTCCATCAGCGGTAGTTTCCCCTTCTCTGATATTCAATTTCTTTTCAATATACTTCACCACATCCTCCGCACCCATCAACCAGCAAGGGCCTGTACGACATACTTCCACAACACATTTACCAACCGGTTTCAGGTTAAACATCGTATAGAACGAAGCTACCTCATACACTTCAACAGGTTGAATACTAAGTATAGAAGCCACATAATCCATCACGGGAGAACTCAGCCATCCACCAAACTCCGCCTGAGCGAGATGGAGCACAGGTAAGAGCGCAGATTTTTGTTTTCCTGCCGGATAACGTTGCTTCATCCTTTCAATCAGGGCGAGCGCTTCATCGCTAAATTTTATTTCTTTATTCACACTCATCAGGTTCTCTTTCGGTCAGTTTAATAATTAAAGTACATCAGGCATCCAGTTCTCCTGCAATAACATTCATCGAACTCATCGTCAATATCGCATCACTCAACATCGAGCCTTTCACCATTTCGGGATAGGCTTGATAATAAATATAACAAGGTCGACGGAAGTGTAATCTATAAGGAGTACGTCCGCCATCACTGATCAGGAAAAATCCCAATTCCCCATTTCCACCTTCCACGCAATGATACACTTCCCCTTTCGGAATTGATGTCTCGCCCATTACAATTTTAAAATGCCAGATCAATGCTTCCATACTGGAATACACTTCTTCCTTTGGAGGGAGATAAAATTCAGGAACATTGGCATGAATAGAAGTTTTATCTGACAACTTATCCAATTTATCAATCGCCTGCTTAATAATGCCAAGACTCTCCCACATTTCCTTCTGACGCACCATGAAGCGGTCATAGGTATCGCCGTTTGTTCCGAGTGGAATTACAAAATCGAATTCTTCATAGGAAGAATACGGATTCATCACCCGTACATCATAATCGACACCGGCTGCACGGAGATTAGGTCCGGTAAAGCCATACTGCAACGCACGATCAGCGGCGATAGGACCACAGGCAATAGTACGATCCATAAAAATCCGATTACGGACGAGAAGGTTTTCAAACTCTCTTAGTCCATCTGGGAAGTCCTTTAAAAAACGATGAATTTTTTCCCAGGCCAGCGGCGAAAAATCTCTTTCTAGTCCGCCAATGCGACCAATATTGGTAGTCAGACGGGCTCCGCAGAGTTCCTCATAAATCTCATATATAAACTCTCTCCACTGGAAAACATAGAGGAAGCCCGTCATGGCACCACTATCCACACCAATGACGGAATTACATATAATATGATCAGCGATACGTGCAAGCTCCATGATAATAACACGGAGATACTGCACCCGCTTAGGAATTTCAATACCGGCCAGTTTTTCGACTGTCATATGCCACCCCATATTATTTATAGGAGAGGAGCAATAATTCAGGCGATCGGTTATGGGTGTAACCTGATAGAAAGGACGGCGTTCGGCCAATTTCTCAAAAGCACGATGGATATATCCGATAGTTGGTTCAGCGGAGACAATCATTTCACCATCCATTTTCATCACATTTTGAAAGATGCCATGAGTAGCGGGATGAGTTGGACCGAGATTAAGGATACTATATTCCTTCGGTTGCACGCTCGCAATGAAGTTCTTTTTGGGGAGAAGCTGATCAGCGGCCATATCAGATATCGTAAGTTCTAAACATGTTTCGTAGTGTCATTACCGTTATCATCTTCCAAACATTTTATCGTCTTTATCCTTCCTGAAGGGATCTTCGAGGGGATACTCTTTTCTCAATGGCCAGCCTTCCAAAGAATCCATATTCAGAATTCGTCTCATATCGGGGTGACCGGAAAAGCGAAATCCGAAGAAGTCGTAGGCTTCACGTTCCATCCAATTGGCTGCGGGCCAAAGGGAGGTGAGTGATTTGAATACGGGCTCCGTGTCGGAGGTAAAAGTTTTTATCCGGATACGGATGTTGGAGGGCATATTATGCAACTGGATCATCAAGCCGAACGGTTTTTCAGCGTCCGGATAATGCAATCCACAGAGGGTAGTCAGGAAATGAAAATTCAAATCAACGTCTTCCTTCAAAAAGCGGATGGTATCAAAGACTTTTTCCTTATCGACAGTTACAGTGAGCATATCGTAAAGCATTTCCATCTCCACCAGCGCATCACCGAGGAATTCGCCGAGGCGGGATTGAACCTGATCTAGTGTTAATTGTTGCATCATCATCATTCGATACCGTAAGAAGCGAGAAGATCTTTATATTCCTGAGAGTTTCTACGACGTAGAGATTCATTGGCTACTAGTTCCTGAATTTTGAGTACGCCGTCAAGAATTTGCTCGGGACGCGGCGGACATCCGGGCACATACACGTCGACTGGGATAATGCGATCAATTCCCTGAAGGACGCTATAGGTATCGAAAATCCCACCGGTTGAGGCACATGCACCCACCGCGATTACCCATCTTGGCTCTGCCATTTGCTCATACACCTGACGAAGGACGGGGCCCATTTTTTTAGCTATAGTACCCATCACCATAAGCAGATCGGCCTGGCGAGGCGAGAAGCTTAGGCGTTCTGCGCCAAACCGACCCAGGTCGTAAGTGGAGGCCATGGTTGCCATGAACTCGATGCCACAGCAAGAGGTAGCAAAAGGCAATGGCCAAATGGAATTCTTTCGTGCCATCCCTACTGCCTTATCGAGGGAAGTCGCGAGAAATCCCGGTCCTTCATACCCTTCTAATTTCTGGATTTCCTGTGACATTGTTTTATGAGAATATTAATTTAATAGCTATTTAATACAAGTTTGTAATGATTAATTTATTCCCATTTAAGGGCACCTTTACGAATAATATACACCAATCCGAGGATAAGCACTCCAAGAAAGATAAACATTTCAAAGAAAGCAGCTGTACTCACTTTACTCCATTCGGCAAAATTCACTGCCCATGGATACATGAAAATGACCTCTACATCGAATAAGACAAAAAGAATGGCGATGAGGAAATATTTTATAGAAAAGGGAAGCCGAGAATTCCCTTGAGATTCGATTCCACACTCAAAAGCTTCCAGTTTTACTTTTGAAATACGTCTGGGCCCCAATAAATGCGTCACAACCATAGTAAACAGAACAAAGCCTATTGCTACGACAAACATCATGGCAATTGGAAGGTAATCGGAAGGTGTACTTAATATAATCATTTTCAACATATTGCCTAAACAAACGAATTTAGATATTGTTTTGAAGTCAAGAACGCTGCAAAATTAGTCTTTTGATTATTAATACCGGAATGAAATGTATTGACATCAATCACGGGGAAAATTGAGCAAAATTCGAGAAAGATGAAGAAAGTTCATTGGGGATAAAATTATATAATTGATATTCAATATTATAAAACCTACACGCGAGGTCTAACACACGCGAGGTCTAACACACGCGAGGTCTAACACACGCGAGGTCTAACACACGCGAGGTCTAACACACGCGAGGATTTAAACTTCGCGAACTTAGTTTATAGCAATCTTAACGGAATTTGTTTTTATATCATCTTTCGACTCAACACTCTTAAAATCAGCATAAAACCTTCCATATTTCACCCAATCAATAACCCCCATTTTCCGATCGATCTTCTCCTTAGCCGAAACATAGTCCCAATCCTCCCCTATATCAACAATTCCTTGATTAACAGGCATATACTCAAATTGAGCTATGATACACTCCAACTCCTCTTCCCGGATGGGCTGCTTACGAAAATTTTCCCGAAATAAACTTCCTTTCCTTCCATAGCACCTATTATAGGCTTTTGCATATGAATTGAGAACATTCGCTACTTCTTGTGAAAGAAAAATTGAAATCTCATCTTCATCCAAAGCAACCATTTTAATGGGAATCCGCTTTCGCAGTGAATACGCAGTATAAATACTCTCAATCGACTTCACTGCTACCAACAAGTGGTATTGGTTTGGAATGAGGCAATACCCGATGATCTCGAATATATTGCACGTAGAATCCGAAAATTTTTGAAGAAAAAACTCGTAATTCTCCCGACTGCTAAAGATCTCTTCACCGTTATTTCCAATGTTCGATATGTGAAAGATCCCTCCGGGTTGAAAGTTAAATATTTTTCTAGGCATAGTAAATTATGTATTAAAGTGTTTTTAACAAATTTGTTCTTTCAAAACTGAAAGAATTAAAATCTAGCACGATTAAATATGTGTGCCAAGACATTCTATTACTATCTTCAACTAGTATTCATAATTAAAGTAATCTTTAGATTTACAAACAAAGTTATCTAAACTCGATGTAAAAATACAACTTTACACCGAAATCCAAATAATTGTAAAACAAATCTTGAACTTAACTGTTTCGTAAAAATGAAATCTGCCAAAAAAGCACTTATTATCGGAACCGGGCTCGGTGGACTTGCCACTGGTCTTCGTTTGGCTTCCAAAGGCTTTCAGGTGGAGTTCGTCGAAAAGTACCACTTACCCGGCGGACGTTTAAATATTCTTGAAAAAGATGGATTTAGTTTCGATATAGGTCCATCCTTTTTTAGTATGAGTTATGAATTTAAAGAGTTCTTTGAATATTGTGGGGTTCCGAATCCTCTTGTTTTACAAGAATTGAATCCTCTTTATGCAGTCTATTTTGAAAATAGAGCAAACCCCTTTCTCATTTACAAAGACCTCCAAAAGCTTGCAACCGAATTTAATGGAATAGAAGACAATTTAGTAGAAAAAACTGAAAAATATTTGTCGAATGCAGGAAAACTTTTTCATGATACAGAGGATATTGTAATCAGAAGGAACTTCAATTCAAAACTCGACTACCTTTTACAGCTTACTAAAGTTCCCATCAAACATGGACCGAAGATGTTCAAGTCAATGTGGTCAGAACTTGAAAGTAATTTTGACTCACAGGAAGTTAAAGTGATATTTTCTCTAGTTTCTTTCTTCCTGGGTTCAACGCCTTTTCAGACACCTGCAGTTTATAGCTTACTTAATTATACAGAATTAAAGCATGATGGCTATTGGAATGTTGAAGGTGGGATGTATAAGATAACAGAAGCTATAGTAAAGCTCCTGAAAGAAAAAGGCGCCACTTTCCATTATAACACTGAAATTTCTGCTCTCGAAACCGAAGGCAAAAAAGTAACTGCAGCTATCTCAGCAGATGGCAGAAAATTTACTGCCGATAAAATCATCTGCAACAGCGACGCTGCTTCCTTTAGAGGGAAAGTGCTTAATAGAAAAAAATACTCGTCGGTCAAACTGGATAAATTGCAATGGACGCTCGCTCCCTTTACTATTTACCTGGGTGTAAATAAAAAACTTGATAAGCTCTATCATCATAACTATTTCCTTGGAAATAATTTCAAAGAATATGCAGATAATATTTTTAAGACTGCCGTAAGTCCTAAAAAGCCTTACTACTATGTGAATGTGCGCTCTCGTTCTAATTCCAACAGCGCCCCGGAGGGATGTGAAAGCCTTTTTATTCTCTGCCCTGTTCCCGATTTACGGTATAAACCCGATTGGTCCGATGCCGAAGAATTAACTGATAACATCATTGATGATATGAGCCAAAGAATAAATTTCGACATTAAAAAAAATACGCTTACCAGAACTATTCTCACTCCTATTGATTGGGAAGAAAAATTCAATCTATATAAAGGCTCGGGGCTTGGACTTGCACACGGCCTGGATCAAATTGGTGGATTTCGTCCGTCAAATAAAGACGAGGATTTCACCAACCTTTACTATGTTGGCGCAAGTACAGTACCGGGCACAGGACTCCCTATTGTAATCATTAGTTCAAAACTAACAACCGAACGCATTTTACAAGATGATGAATCTTTATAATAAAGTTTGTATCCAACTTAGTAAGCGGATTACCTGGAGTTATAGTACATCATTTACTCTTGGAATAAAAATGCTACACAAAAAATTGCATGACCCGATCTATAGTATCTATGGCTTTGTTCGCTTAGCTGATGAAATTGTAGATACCTTTCACGATTATGATAAAGATGTACTTTTTAAAAGATTTTCTCAGCAAACATGGGAAGCCGTTAATGAGCAAATCAGCACCAATCCTATTTAAGTTTTCAACTGACAGTTCATAAATATAATATCGACCATCAACTCATCACTGCATTTCTTCAGTCAATGGAAATGGATCTTCATCGTAACAACCACAGCACGAATTCATACAATGAATATATTTTTGGTTCTGCCGAAGTGGTTGGATTAATGTGTCTGAAAGTTTTCTGCGATGGAGACGCAGTAGACTATGAGCGACTTAAATCGCCGGCTCAAAAGCTTGGTGCGGCTTTTCAGAAAGTGAATTTCCTCCGGGATTTGAATAGTGATTTCGTTGACCGGGGCAGAACCTATTTCCCTAGTGTTGATCTTAGTAATTTCAATGATCAAACGAAACGAGAAATTGAACAGGATATTGACCATGATTTTAAAGATGCCTACAAAGGCATTATTGAACTTCCCAATGAAGCCCGCTTTGGTGTGTATGTGGCTTACATCTATTATCAAGCACTGCTTAGGAAAATCAAGAATAAGCCTGCTCATTCCATAAAAACTGAACGTGTCAGGGTTCCTAATAAAGAGAAAATTGCTCTTCTTTTTGCGTGTTGGTGCAGGTTCAGATTGAACATACTGTAATAATCGCTGACACCTATACAATTTGACCGGGAGAAAAAATCCTATTGTGAAGCTCCTTTCGAATGTACTTTTACGCTAACACATGACTACGTTTTCAGGTTGACCAATTTTCTGCAAACTTTGCATATACGTTTCTGTCATTAAAAGGTTACATTTTTTTCAATATTTTTTTTATTCTAACTGAAAACGCAACGATTTGATCTCAATTCACGAATAAAGGATTAAGCGAAAATGGCTTCAATCTATTGTTCAAAAATGAGACACCAACTACCTAATCAAAATCGAATTTTACGAAGTGTTTATCTGTTGCTGATGATCCTGCTTTCATCAGGCATCAACAACCAAATAATGGCTACACATGCCGCCGGTTCAGATATCAAGTATAGATGCCTGGGCGGATTGCTATATGAGATTGAAGTTACTTTCTATCGTGATTGTGATGGAGTCGCAGAACCTTCTACAATTACCATCAACTGTAAAAGTGCTTCCGGGCCGGGGAATCACAATATAAATATTACTGCTAATAAAGTTGCAGGATCTTCCAACGGGGTTGAAATAACAGTTCCATGTGCTTCCTCTAATTCTACCTGTAATGGTGGTAGTTCTACCGGCGTCAGAAAATGGACGTATCGCGCTACCGTGACATTGCCTTCCGCTCGAGCCGACTGGGTTTTTAGTTATAGTGTTTGTTGTCGTAACTGTACTATTACAACTATTACTAATCCCTGCGCTTCCAATTCTACTTTATATGTTGAAGCAAAACTTAATAATATTCTCGCACCCTGCAACAGCTCTCCAACATTTTCGAATATTCCAATTGCATTTGTTTGTTCAGGTCAGAATTTTAATTATAATCATGGTGTATTGGATCCGGATGGAGATTCACTTGTCTATTCTTTAATAACACCAAAAACTACAGCAACGTCCAACGTAAGTTTTGTGCCGCCTGCAACTGTGAATACTCCAATTGCCAGTTCTACTCCATTCCTGATTAATGCTACTACCGGCGACTTAAACTTTACACCAAGCCAAACGCAGATTGGAATTATGGCAATTCTGGTTCAGGAGTATCGAAATAATCAACTGATCGGTTCTGTCATCAGAGATATGCAGGTATATACCAATGTATGTGTCAATAATCTGCCGACCGTCTCCGGTATCAATGGCACTACCAATTTTACCTTGAATGCCTGCCCGAATCAACAAATCTGCTTTACGGTAAATTCGATTGATATAGATGCTTCTCAAATCGTGTCTCTGACAACTAACAATGGTATTGCAAATGCAACTTATACTATCGGAACCGGTAATCGTCCAACATTAACATTCTGCTGGACACCCACAACTGCAAATATCAGTCTCAGGCCTCATACCTTTACAGTTACTGTTAGGGATAATGCCTGTCCTACAAATGGTATCCAGACTTACTCCTTCAATATTTATGTGCCTCACCCGTATTTTACAACCAGCAGTACAAATATAAATTGCAGTGGTGACGCTACAGGTACTGCCTCCGCATTCCCTGTGTATTCGGGTACATATAACTATCTATGGAGCAATGGAGCAACCACCTCATCCATAAATGGATTATCTGCCGGAACTTATTCCGTAACAGCTACAGATCCTGGTTCGGGGTGCTCGCTATCACAATCTGTTGTAATTACTGAACCTACAGGCATGAGCGCTACTGCGATTGCAACACAACCATCGTGTATTGGTGTTTCTAACGGTGCTATCGATGCAACTGTAACCGGCGGAAATACACCCTATACATACAACTGGAGCAATGGTTCTACAAATCAAGATCTGAGTAGTCTGCCTGCAGGTACATACACGTTGACTATAACTGACGCCAACGGCTGTACAAAAACAAGTACAACAACACTTGCAGGAACATATTCAGTCAGTCTGACTACTACTCCTACTGCTGTGAACTGCTTTGGAAATGCTACCGGCATGGTTACTTCCACTCCGAACAATGGCGTTGCACCATATAATTACATATGGAGTAACGGTGCTACCGGTTCAGGACTCACTAATATCAATGCCGGAAATTACACTCTTACAGTTACAGATGCAAACGGTTGCACCGCTACTTCAACAGCATCGGTTTCTCAACCGGCAGCTGCACTTGCATTAACAGGTACAGCTACTGCTGTAAATTGTTTTGGTCAAGCTACGGGAACAGTAAGTGTGAATGCAAGTGGAGGAACATCTCCCTACTCCTATTTATGGAGTAATGGTGCTACAACTTCTTCTTCAAATAATATTGCTGCAGGAACATATACGGTTATGGTAACCGATAATAAAGGTTGTACATCTACTTTAATCCGTTCTGTTAGTCAGCCCCTTGCTACATTAACAACCGGAGCCTCTCAAACAAATGTAAATTGTTTCGGTCAGTCAACCGGCACGATCTCCGTTTCAGTAAGTGGTGGTACTACTCCTTATACCTACTTATGGAATAATGGCGCTCAAACACAAAATATAAATAACCTATCTGCCGGAACCTACTCCGTTACTGTGACAGATGCTGTAGGCTGTACAAGCGTTATCAGTCGTACCATAACACAACCCACCGCTAACTTAACTGCTTCTACCTCTGCAACGAATGCAGTATCCTGCTTTGGTGGGGGAAATGGAAGTATAATTTTAAATGTCAATGGAGGAACTACACCCTATACCTACAACTGGAACAACGGTGCAACTACACAAAACCTTTCAGGGCTTTCTGCCGGCAACTATACAGTTACTGTGACTGATGCCAACAACTGTACTTCCGCCGTTTCCTCTATTTCTATTACTCAACCAACGGCTGCACTTAATGCTACTTCTTCTAAAGTAAATGTTGCTTGTTTCGGTAATGCAAGTGGATCAATTAATCTTACGACCCTTGGCGGAACATCTCCCTACACTTATCAATGGAATAACGGAGCATCGTCACAAAATATTTTCGGCCTTTCTGCGGGCACTTATACTGTAACAGTAACAGATGCTCAAAATTGTATAACTAATGTATCAGTAAATATCAGCCAACCTGCAACAGCCGTTTCGCTTTCCACCACAAAAACGAATGTCAGATGTTTTGGTAACACTACCGGACTTGCGGCTGCAATTGGTAGTGGTGGAACTTCTCCATATACCTACAGCTGGAGCAATGGTGCGAGTACATCATCGATCAATAACCTGACAGCAGGAACGTATACTGTAACTGTTACTGATGCTAATGGATGTACTTCCGCAACACCGGTGAGCATTACTCAGCCTGCCGCTGCATTAGCCATTTCCGCAACCACTTCAAATATCTCCTGTCGCAATGTTCCTACCGGAACCATTACTACCACTGTTACAGGTGGAACGTCCTCCTATAGCTATCAATGGAATAATGGTATGTCCTCTTCCTCATTGAATAACCTTTCTTCCGGAAGTTATACCGTTACTGTTACAGATGCGCAAGGGTGTACAATAAACAATACTTATACATTAAGTCAACCCGTTGCCATACTTTCTGCCACACTTACAGCAAACGCTGTTGGCTGTTTTGGTAATAGTACAGGCTCAGCTACTGTAGTGGCTAACGGAGGTACTACTCCTTACACCTATCAATGGAATACAGGATCTGCAGCATCATCTATCGCGAACGCCGCAGCAGGAACATATTCGGTGACTATTACTGACGCAAATGGTTGTACCGTTAATGGAAATACAGCAATTAGTCAACCTGTAGCCGCATTGAGCTTGAGTACTACCTCTGCGAATGTCGCTTGTTTTGGAAATAGCTCCGGAAGTGCGGTTGTAACTCCTGCAGGCGGAACAACACCCTATACATACAACTGGAGCAATGGAATTTCAACTCAAGGAGCATCAGGTCTTGCTGCTGGTAATTATTCCGTCACCGTTACGGATGCCAATGGTTGCACCTCAAACTCCTCTGTAAATATTCAACAACCTTCTGCCACACTTCAGGCATCTGCAACCAGCAACGATATTAATTGTACAGGAAATTCAATAGGTAGTATTGATGTTACAGTGAATGGT of the Bacteroidota bacterium genome contains:
- a CDS encoding (2Fe-2S)-binding protein → MPKVTIDGHTIEVPDGTTILQAARMIGGDVTPPAMCYYSKLKTSGGYCRTCIVKVTKGSEKDPRPMPKPVASCRTTVMDGMEVQNKTAPDLIDARNGVVEFLLINHPLDCPICDQAGECHLQDLSYENGLSKSRYEFKRREFEKIDIGDKIKLHMTRCILCYRRVKVAEQVCDTRVHGVMNRGDVAEISTYIEKAIDNDFSGNMIDVCPVGALTDRTFRFKSRVWFTKPMDAHRDCSKCCGKAVLYMSGNEVLRVSARKDMWGEVEDAAEGKPGWICNECRFEKKEVKDWTIEGPRAIDRHSVIAQNKYLDKKNLKIDVSNQKQIQEKAHN
- the nuoF gene encoding NADH-quinone oxidoreductase subunit NuoF gives rise to the protein MGRKLLTQHINVPGIRNLETYRQHGGYDTLRKAFGMKQEDIVEEVKKSGLRGRGGAGFPTGLKWSFLAKPEGVARYLVCNADESEPGTFKDRYMMEHLPHLLIEGMAIGSFALGCRTSYIYIRGELMYVYHILQKAIDEAYAAGFLGKNVMGTGWDFDLFLQCGGGAYICGEETALIESLEGKRGNPRIKPPFPAIKGVWDCPTVVNNVESIMAVVPIVRDGGDAYAQIGIGKSTGTKLISACGHLKKPGVYEIELGVPVEEFIYSDEYCGGIRNDKKLKAVVAGGSSVPVLPAELILKTANGEPRLMSYESLADGGFATGTMLGSGGFIVMDEDTSIVKNLWTFTRFYHHESCGQCSPCREGTGWMEKLLHKILDGHGTLADVDLLWEIQSKIEGKTICPLGDAAAWPVASAIRHFRSEFEEYVRNPSAIRKDHHYYRVNNLNPELV
- the nuoE gene encoding NADH-quinone oxidoreductase subunit NuoE, coding for MSVNKEIKFSDEALALIERMKQRYPAGKQKSALLPVLHLAQAEFGGWLSSPVMDYVASILSIQPVEVYEVASFYTMFNLKPVGKCVVEVCRTGPCWLMGAEDVVKYIEKKLNIREGETTADGMFTLKTVECLASCGTAPMMQIGEKYHEHLTLSKVDEILDNYRSNTVDPISHWSKDKI
- a CDS encoding NADH-quinone oxidoreductase subunit D, whose amino-acid sequence is MAADQLLPKKNFIASVQPKEYSILNLGPTHPATHGIFQNVMKMDGEMIVSAEPTIGYIHRAFEKLAERRPFYQVTPITDRLNYCSSPINNMGWHMTVEKLAGIEIPKRVQYLRVIIMELARIADHIICNSVIGVDSGAMTGFLYVFQWREFIYEIYEELCGARLTTNIGRIGGLERDFSPLAWEKIHRFLKDFPDGLREFENLLVRNRIFMDRTIACGPIAADRALQYGFTGPNLRAAGVDYDVRVMNPYSSYEEFDFVIPLGTNGDTYDRFMVRQKEMWESLGIIKQAIDKLDKLSDKTSIHANVPEFYLPPKEEVYSSMEALIWHFKIVMGETSIPKGEVYHCVEGGNGELGFFLISDGGRTPYRLHFRRPCYIYYQAYPEMVKGSMLSDAILTMSSMNVIAGELDA
- a CDS encoding NADH-quinone oxidoreductase subunit C, coding for MMQQLTLDQVQSRLGEFLGDALVEMEMLYDMLTVTVDKEKVFDTIRFLKEDVDLNFHFLTTLCGLHYPDAEKPFGLMIQLHNMPSNIRIRIKTFTSDTEPVFKSLTSLWPAANWMEREAYDFFGFRFSGHPDMRRILNMDSLEGWPLRKEYPLEDPFRKDKDDKMFGR
- a CDS encoding NADH-quinone oxidoreductase subunit B is translated as MSQEIQKLEGYEGPGFLATSLDKAVGMARKNSIWPLPFATSCCGIEFMATMASTYDLGRFGAERLSFSPRQADLLMVMGTIAKKMGPVLRQVYEQMAEPRWVIAVGACASTGGIFDTYSVLQGIDRIIPVDVYVPGCPPRPEQILDGVLKIQELVANESLRRRNSQEYKDLLASYGIE
- a CDS encoding NADH-quinone oxidoreductase subunit A; the encoded protein is MIILSTPSDYLPIAMMFVVAIGFVLFTMVVTHLLGPRRISKVKLEAFECGIESQGNSRLPFSIKYFLIAILFVLFDVEVIFMYPWAVNFAEWSKVSTAAFFEMFIFLGVLILGLVYIIRKGALKWE
- the crtI gene encoding phytoene desaturase — translated: MKSAKKALIIGTGLGGLATGLRLASKGFQVEFVEKYHLPGGRLNILEKDGFSFDIGPSFFSMSYEFKEFFEYCGVPNPLVLQELNPLYAVYFENRANPFLIYKDLQKLATEFNGIEDNLVEKTEKYLSNAGKLFHDTEDIVIRRNFNSKLDYLLQLTKVPIKHGPKMFKSMWSELESNFDSQEVKVIFSLVSFFLGSTPFQTPAVYSLLNYTELKHDGYWNVEGGMYKITEAIVKLLKEKGATFHYNTEISALETEGKKVTAAISADGRKFTADKIICNSDAASFRGKVLNRKKYSSVKLDKLQWTLAPFTIYLGVNKKLDKLYHHNYFLGNNFKEYADNIFKTAVSPKKPYYYVNVRSRSNSNSAPEGCESLFILCPVPDLRYKPDWSDAEELTDNIIDDMSQRINFDIKKNTLTRTILTPIDWEEKFNLYKGSGLGLAHGLDQIGGFRPSNKDEDFTNLYYVGASTVPGTGLPIVIISSKLTTERILQDDESL